TGGGAGGAGAACACGAAGAAGGCCAGGCAAAGGAGGCCCGTGCCGCCACCAACGGCGGCATGAGCACCCCTGCGACCGAAGTCGCGCGGCCGAAAACGAGGGCATCCCGCAACGTCCCGACGATGGACCGTGCGCAGATACTCTTCCTTTCGCTCATCGTCCCTGGCTATTACAATATCCTTGCCGGCGAAAAGAAGCTCGGCTACATGATCTTCGCCATATACTTCGTATTCTGGGCCCTGGCCTTTACCCTGAGCCTGCCCATCGGAGTTCTCGCTATACTGGTCTGGATCGGCTCATTCTATGACGCCTATAGTAATACAACCGGCAGCTCGCATGGGGTGAAGCGATGAAGCCTGTGATCCGTGCCGCTTTTATCCTGTTGTTTATCTTTGCCGTCACAGGGATGCTTGCGCTGCAAATGCACACATCCCGGGCTCAATACCTCGGCGGCCAGGACTCGATCTCAGGGCGGGTGTACGACGCCAATCATAACGCCATTCCTGGGGCCAAGGTCACGATATATTATACGAAGTTCGTGGTCAACAGCTACGTGGCGGCGGATGCCATTAAGTCTGCCGATAACCCCCAGTTCACGAGTAACGGGAGCAAATCGCTCAC
The genomic region above belongs to Methanocella sp. and contains:
- a CDS encoding DnaJ domain-containing protein translates to MDFSQDYYEILGLNSNATSDDIKKAYRELAKKYHPDINRSSTSEELFKLISEAYEVLSDDAKRKEYDLYRKFEMGGEHEEGQAKEARAATNGGMSTPATEVARPKTRASRNVPTMDRAQILFLSLIVPGYYNILAGEKKLGYMIFAIYFVFWALAFTLSLPIGVLAILVWIGSFYDAYSNTTGSSHGVKR